The Thermotoga neapolitana DSM 4359 sequence GTTCTTACGTGTACGATCTTCCTGATTATCCCTACAGTTTGAGAGAATACATATCCGTTCCTTCGACCGAAATCACACTCGCACCCGGAGAGGTGAGGAACCTTCCCATAACGGTGAAGATACCGGAGGATTTCACCGGTGCCCAGGCGTTCGGTTCGATCATGTTCACCGCCTCCAGTGGAAGAAGAGGTAACATCATCTTCACGCTGAAAATAGCCGTCCTTGTGCTCGTGAACGTGGAAAACCCAAAGATTCTGAATCTCTCCGTTGAGGACGTCAGTTTCTTTGATCTCACCTCTCCAGAATGTCCTCCGGAGTACAGAAACAGGTACGGTGATTTCGGAACTGTGATGAAGTTGAAAGTGAAGAACGAGGGTAACCTTGTGTGTGCACTGAACGGTGAGTTGAGGGTTGTCTCAAGGGAGATAGGGAGGATAGTCTCTTCCATTCCTCTGTCTGGCGACGAATTTGTGATCTTTCCCGATCTGGAGGAGGAATTCACCCTCTACACCGAAAAGATCATGCCGTCCGGAAAGGTTTCACTCCAGATAGAGGGTATGAGTCAGGGAGTGAGGGTCGCCGCCTCGCACGATGTGACCCTCCCAGAAAGAAAGATCACAAAAAAGGCGATCGCTTTGAAGCCGGATCTGATCGTTTTCGATGCGAGCCAGCCGGTGAACCAGAAGTTGCAGATCCAGAACCTCACCCCGGAAAGGCTCACTCTGAATTTTTCCACAGAAGATCCCATCACCGTCCTTCCAAAACGGTTCATCCTTCCTCCGTACGCCGAATCCAATCTCTACGTGAGATACAACCCAAGAGACATCGACAAACTGGAAAAGGGAGACAACATCTTTTTCCTGAAACCCAGCGAAGATGTTTCTCTCGTGGGTCGAGGTGCAATAGTCCTCAGAAACGAAACGGTTGAGCCCTCGTACAGGATCACCATGACCGACTACGCCACAGAAACACAGCAGGCAACGCTCCTTGTGGAGAACACGGGAAGAATGATCATGGAGTTTTCTGTGGTAGAAAAAACTGCCCTCGAGACGAAAACTCTCGTCGAACCCTTCGTACTTCTTCCAGGCGAGAAAAAAATCGTGAGTTTCACGCATCTTCTTCCGATAGGGATGGCAAAAAACGCCGTTCTTCTCAGATCGAGAATCTACAACACGGAGACCTGGAAGGAAGAAAAGCTGAAGTGGAAGGAGTGAGAGCATGAAAAGATGTGCTCTCATGGTTCTCATCGTCCTTTCAGTTTTTCTCTTCTCTGAGGAAAAACTGCTCGACCTGTCCTTCTTTCAAACGGACATAAGGGATGCGCTAACGCAGATCTCCTACGAGATAGGAAAGCCCATCATATACGATAGAACGGTTACGGGATTCGTATCCCTCGAGGTCTATCAGGTGCCCGTTGAGAAGGCACTCGACCTTCTTCTCCTTCCATACGGATACCAGTGGGTGGAGATCGACGGTGTCTACTTCGTGGGATCTCCAGACCCCGAAAGCCCCAGTTTCTTCACCCTCTCGAAGACATACCTCTACAGAACAAAAGGAAACAGCGCCGACCAGCTGATAAAGGCACTGCCCCCTGTGATGAAAAATTACGTCTTTCCCCTGAGCACCGACACCGTGGTCATAAACGCCCCACCCAAGATAGCGAGCAAAATAGCGGAGACGCTGAACACGATCGACGTTCCTGAAGAAGAACTCATCCTGGAAGTGAAAGTGGTCGAAGTCAACGAAGAAACGCTGAGAAAGTGGGGAATCTCCTGGCAGTATTCGAACCAGTCAGAGGGGGAAAATTTCACCATCAACCTGCTTGAGAAGGCCCTGGACATCGTGTTCAACACCCTGGACTACAGTGTTCTCTCTCACATAGAACTCTCCATCGGAGACGGATCGGCAAAGCTTCTTGCAAATCCCAGACTGAGACTCCAGAGCGGAAGTTCAGGAAAGTTCTCTGCGAAAACCCAGAGAAATTACATCACAACCGAGAACGACAAAAA is a genomic window containing:
- a CDS encoding secretin and TonB N-terminal domain-containing protein — encoded protein: MKRCALMVLIVLSVFLFSEEKLLDLSFFQTDIRDALTQISYEIGKPIIYDRTVTGFVSLEVYQVPVEKALDLLLLPYGYQWVEIDGVYFVGSPDPESPSFFTLSKTYLYRTKGNSADQLIKALPPVMKNYVFPLSTDTVVINAPPKIASKIAETLNTIDVPEEELILEVKVVEVNEETLRKWGISWQYSNQSEGENFTINLLEKALDIVFNTLDYSVLSHIELSIGDGSAKLLANPRLRLQSGSSGKFSAKTQRNYITTENDKKVVKSVELGTEVEIKPFLLRDNTVSLTVKITSSNALDKNEGLPDTTSQSIEGTVRLKLGETVAIGGIGFDTYTTVTDKVPLLGDIPVFGYLFKKETERKIHKEILILVKCTKAGESE
- a CDS encoding WxL protein peptidoglycan domain-containing protein; amino-acid sequence: MKKQKGERDMKRSVLTFLFFLFVSSTFLALNVYPLVNWLDMKPGEEKTFSIRLTAGNSQETVGIEIKDFAIKAGSYVYDLPDYPYSLREYISVPSTEITLAPGEVRNLPITVKIPEDFTGAQAFGSIMFTASSGRRGNIIFTLKIAVLVLVNVENPKILNLSVEDVSFFDLTSPECPPEYRNRYGDFGTVMKLKVKNEGNLVCALNGELRVVSREIGRIVSSIPLSGDEFVIFPDLEEEFTLYTEKIMPSGKVSLQIEGMSQGVRVAASHDVTLPERKITKKAIALKPDLIVFDASQPVNQKLQIQNLTPERLTLNFSTEDPITVLPKRFILPPYAESNLYVRYNPRDIDKLEKGDNIFFLKPSEDVSLVGRGAIVLRNETVEPSYRITMTDYATETQQATLLVENTGRMIMEFSVVEKTALETKTLVEPFVLLPGEKKIVSFTHLLPIGMAKNAVLLRSRIYNTETWKEEKLKWKE